The Rana temporaria chromosome 4, aRanTem1.1, whole genome shotgun sequence genome contains a region encoding:
- the LOC120935263 gene encoding E3 ubiquitin-protein ligase TRIM41-like, which produces MASSDLRAELDCTVCLNLYMDPVMLKCGHNFCRVCIDRVFDTQEESEDYSCPQCREEFRERPPLQRNITLRNITQHFLSAPPPDPEKSGIFCTYCIHSPVPAVKSCLLCEASLCDDHLRVHSKSPEHVLCVPTSTPENRKCPVHKKILEYYCPEDSTAICASCAITGEHRGHQVETLEEAFIKKKKKLTYNLEKLITKREKTEERVRSLQEHKRRIPREIERATALFRELRRHLGDLEKEVLGEISMAEQILSPVNDLIQQLEVKMEELSRKLHPLQEMWPMTDPLTVLQEPDTSDLCDTEDGEDEDREIDEKLLHGGRDLDGVSHMISTGLSDIISRLTGGIVLQKADILLDEDTAHTDLSISYDKKTATKAGPYQPLRYTEARFVDCNQVLGSQSFSSGRHYWEVDLQRSKNWMIGMCYASIERSGVNSLVGRNDVSWGLGSKGTKYKAVHDKKETLLSYIVPGKRVRVYLDYEAGQISFYMGAPLRHLHTFTATFTEPLYAVLGVCHSYISLD; this is translated from the coding sequence ATGGCGTCCTCAGACCTGAGAGCGGAGCTGGATTGCACCGTCTGCCTGAACCTTTATATGGATCCCGTCATGTTGAAATGtggacacaacttctgccgggtctgCATTGATCGTGTGTTTGATACCCAAGAGGAGTCCGAAGATTATTCCTGTCCTCAGTGCAGGGAAGAGTTCCGGGAGAGACCTCCACTGCAAAGAAATATCACTCTGCGGAACATCACTCAACATTTCCTGTCTGCTCCACCACCAGATCCAGAGAAGTCCGGGATCTTCTGCACTTATTGTATTCACTCTCCTGTACCCGCTGTGAAGTCCTGTCTACTTTGTGAGGCTTCTCTATGTGATGACCATCTGAGAGTCCACAGCAAGTCACCAGAACACGTGTTATGTGTCCCCACCAGCACCCCGGAGAACAGGAAGTGCCCCGTCCATAAGAAgatcctggagtattactgcCCCGAGGACTCTACTGCTATCTGTGCCTCCTGTGCTATAACTGGAGAACATCGGGGACACCAGGTGGAGACATTGGAAGAGGCCTtcataaagaagaagaagaaactgACATATAATCTGGAGAAACTGATTactaagagagagaagacagaagaaagaGTCCGGAGTCTGCAGGAACACAAGAGAAGAATAccaagagaaatagagagagccaCTGCCCTGTTCAGAGAGCTCAGGAGACATCTGGGAGACCTGGAGAAGGAAGTCCTGGGTGAGATCTCCATGGCGGAGCAGATCTTAAGCCCAGTCAATGATCTGATCCAGCAGTTGGAGGTAAAGATGGAGGAGCTGTCCCGAAAGCTGCATCCTTTACAAGAGATGTGGCCCATGACGGATCCATTGACCGTCCTACAGGAACCAGACACAAGTGACTTGTGTGATACCGAGGATGGAgaagatgaggacagagagataGATGAGAAACTCCTTCATGGTGGAAGGGATCTGGATGGGGTCTCACATATGATCAGCACAGGATTATCAGATATAATAAGTCGTTTAACTGGGGGTATCGTTCTACAGAAAGCTGACATTTTATTGGATGAGGACACGGCCCATActgatctatctatctcatatgaCAAGAAGACCGCAACCAAGGCAGGTCCATACCAGCCTCTCCGATATACAGAGGCGAGATTTGTGGATTGTAATCAAGTTTTAGGCAGTCAGAGTTTCTCCTCGgggagacattactgggaagtAGATCTCCAGAGATCCAAAAACTGGATGATCGGGATGTGTTACGCCAGTATAGAGAGGAGTGGCGTAAACTCCTTGGTTGGAAGGAATGACGTGTCCTGGGGTTTGGGCAGCAAGGGTACAAAATATAAAGCAGTACATGATAAAAAGGAGACCTTGCTCAGTTATATTGTTCCTGGTAAGAGAGTCCGGGTAtatctggattatgaggccggACAGATCTCCTTCTATATGGGGGCCCCCCTCCGccacctccacaccttcaccgCCACCTTCACCGAGCCCCTCTATGCTGTGTTGGGTGTATGCCATTCATATATATCATTGGACTGA
- the LOC120935264 gene encoding E3 ubiquitin-protein ligase TRIM41-like: protein MASSDLREELDCSICLNMYTDPVMLKCGHNFCRVCIDRVFDSQEGSGDYFCPQCRKEFQERPSPHRNITLRNITERFLSSPPPEPEKSGIFCTYCIHSSVPAVKSCLLCEASLCDDHLRVHSKSPEHVICVPTSTPENRKCPVHKKILELYCTEDSTCICISCSLTGEHRGHQVETLQEASIKKKKKLINNLQKLITKRGKKEDRVRRLQKYLGKVQGKVEGETERVTGLFRELRKRLEDLEEKVLSEISRQAERILPPINDLIQQFELKTEDLSRKLRHFEELCAMADPLTVLQEPDSGDLGDTEDGDDEDKEKHHKLCREGGALDGISHVLHSGFPDVISGVIEGIFIPKAVNMLLDEDTAHNFVSISDDKKSASKATNNQNRPDTEERFVDFYQVLGNRSFSSGRHYWEVDVRYSNNWIIGMCYDCIYRDKNDSIIGRNDVSWGLDRKGEKYIASHDDNGTKISVDVPVKRVQVYLDYEAGQISFYMCDPLCHLHTFTTTFTEPLYAVLGVCDSRITLV from the coding sequence ATGGCGTCCTCAGACCTGAGAGAGGAGCTGGATTGTTCCATCTGCCTGAACATGTATACGGATCCCGTCATGTTGAAATGCggacacaacttctgccgggtctgCATTGACCGCGTGTTTGATTCCCAAGAGGGGTCCGGAGATTATTTCTGCCCTCAGTGCCGGAAAGAGTTCCAGGAGAGACCTTCACCGCACAGAAATATCACTCTGCGGAACATCACAGAGCGTTTCCTGTCTTCTCCACCACCAGAACCAGAGAAGTCCGGGATCTTCTGCACTTACTGTATTCACTCCTCTGTACCCGCTGTGAAGTCCTGTCTACTTTGTGAGGCTTCTCTATGTGATGACCATCTGAGAGTCCACAGCAAGTCACCAGAACACGTCATATGTGTCCCCACCAGCACCCCGGAGAACAGGAAGTGCCCCGTCCATAAGAAGATCCTGGAGTTATACTGCACCGAGGACTCTACTTGTATCTGTATCTCCTGCAGTTTAACTGGAGAACATCGAGGACACCAGGTGGAGACCCTACAAGAGGCCTctataaagaagaagaagaaactgATCAATAATCTTCAGAAACTGATTACTAAGAGAGGGAAGAAAGAAGATAGAGTCCGGAGGCTCCAGAAATATCTGGGAAAAGTACAAGGAAAAGTGGAAGGAGAAACAGAGAGAGTCACTGGCCTGTTCAGAGAGCTCAGGAAACGTCTGGAAGATCTGGAGGAGAAAGTCCTGAGTGAGATCTCCAGGCAGGCAGAGCGGATCCTACCCCCAATCAATGATCTGATTCAGCAGTTCGAATTAAAGACGGAGGATCTGTCCCGGAAATTACGTCACTTTGAGGAGCTGTGCGCCATGGCCGATCCGTTGACTGTCCTTCAGGAACCAGACTCAGGTGACTTGGGTGATACCGAGGATGGAGATGACGAGGACAAAGAGAAACATCACAAACTCTGCCGTGAGGGAGGGGCTCTGGATGGGATCTCGCATGTACTCCACTCTGGTTTCCCGGATGTAATAAGTGGTGTCATTGAGGGGATCTTTATACCGAAAGCCGTAAACATGTTATTGGATGAGGACACGGCTCATAATTTTGTATCTATCTCCGATGATAAGAAGTCCGCATCCAAGGCGACAAATAATCAGAATCGGCCAGATACCGAGGAGAGATTTGTGGATTTTTATCAAGTTTTAGGCAACCGGAGCTTCTCCTCAGGGAGACATTATTGGGAGGTGGATGTCCGTTATTCCAATAACTGGATCATCGGGATGTGTTATGACTGTATCTACAGGGACAAGAATGACTCCATTATTGGAAGGAATGACGTGTCCTGGGGTTTGGACAGGAAGGGTGAAAAGTATATAGCATCGCATGACGATAATGGGACCAAAATTTCTGTTGATGTTCCAGTGAAAAGAGTCCAGGTATAcctggattatgaggccgggcagATCTCCTTCTATATGTGTGACCCCCTCTGccacctccacaccttcaccaccaccttcaccgAGCCCCTCTATGCTGTGTTGGGTGTTTGCGATTCACGTATAACATTGGTTTGA
- the LOC120935956 gene encoding E3 ubiquitin-protein ligase TRIM11-like produces the protein MASSDLRAELDCSICLNIYTDPVMLKCGHNFCQVCIDRVFDTQEGSGDYSCPQCREEFQERPSMQRNITLRNITQRFLSAPQDSEKSGIFCTYCIHSSVPAVKSCLLCEASLCDDHLRVHSKSPEHVICVPTSTPENRKCPVHKKILEYYCTEDSTCICVSCSLTGEHRGHQVETLQEASIKKKKKLINNLQKIITKREKTEERVRSLQEHRGKVQGKADGETERFTVQFRDLRRRLEDLEEKVLGEISRQAEQILSPVNDLIQQLELKMEDLSRKIDHLEELCAMTDPLTVLQEPDSGDLDDTEDENLWIFMSHYILISGLDVTKATDMFRTGLSDIIPAIIGVTEGIYIQKAVDILLDEDTANNDVFISYDKKTASRSGGLQNRPHSWKRFRDYNQVLGSQSFSSGRHYWEVDVQRSNNWIIGMCYANIHRYGKNSYIGDNNKSWGLDRKGKKYRAAHDEEVTELPYNIPTNRIRVYLDYEAGQLSFYVCDPLCHLHTFTATFTKPLYAVLGVWHSDISLS, from the coding sequence ATGGCGTCTTCAGACCTGAGAGCGGAGCTGGATTGTTCCAtctgtctgaacatttatacGGATCCCGTCATGTTAAAATGTGGACACAACTTCTGCCAGGTCTGCATTGACCGCGTGTTTGATACCCAGGAGGGGTCTGGAGATTATTCCTGTCCTCAGTGCAGGGAAGAGTTCCAGGAACGACCTTCAATGCAAAGAAATATCACTCTGCGGAACATCACTCAACGTTTCTTGTCTGCTCCGCAAGATTCAGAGAAGTCCGGGATCTTCTGCACTTACTGTATTCACTCCTCTGTACCCGCTGTGAAGTCCTGTCTACTTTGTGAGGCTTCTCTATGTGATGACCATCTGAGAGTCCACAGCAAGTCACCAGAACACGTGATATGTGTCCCCACCAGCACCCCGGAGAACAGGAAGTGCCCCGTCCATAAGAAgatcctggagtattactgcactgaggactcTACTTGTATCTGTGTCTCCTGCAGTTTAACTGGAGAACATCGAGGACACCAGGTGGAGACCCTACAAGAGGCCTctataaagaagaagaagaaactgATTAATAATCTTCAAAAAATTATTactaagagagagaagacagaagaaagaGTCCGGAGTCTGCAGGAACACCGAGGAAAAGTACAAGGAAAAGCAGATGGTGAAACAGAGAGATTTACTGTCCAGTTCAGAGACCTCAGGAGACGTCTGGAAGATCTGGAGGAGAAAGTCCTGGGTGAGATCTCCAGGCAGGCAGAGCAGATTTTAAGTCCAGTCAATGATCTGATTCAGCAGTTGGAATTAAAGATGGAGGATCTGTCCAGGAAGATTGATCACTTAGAAGAGTTGTGCGCCATGACGGATCCATTGACCGTCCTACAGGAACCAGACTCCGGTGACTTGGATGATACTGAGGATGAAAATTTGTGGATTTTTATGTCCCATTACATCCTCATCAGTGGTCTGGATGTGACTAAGGCCACAGATATGTTCCGCACAGGTTTATCTGATATAATACCTGCTATTATTGGGGTAACTGAAGGGATCTACATACAGAAAGCTGTAGACATATTATTGGATGAGGACACAGCTAATAATGATGTATTTATATCATATGATAAGAAGACTGCATCAAGGTCGGGTGGACTCCAGAATCGCCCACATAGTTGGAAGAGATTTAGAGATTATAATCAAGTCTTAGGCAGTCAGAGTTTCTCCTCAGGGAGACATTATTGGGAAGTAGATGTTCAGAGATCCAATAACTGGATCATTGGGATGTGCTACGCAAATATACACAGGTATGGGAAGAATTCTTACATAGGAGACAATAACAAGTCCTGGGGTTTGGACAGGAAGGGTAAAAAGTATAGAGCAGCGCATGACGAGGAAGTGACCGAGCTCCCTTACAATATTCCCACTAACCGAATCCGGGTATACCTGGACTATGAGGCCGGACAGCTCTCCTTCTATGTGTGTGACCCCCTCTGccacctccacaccttcaccgCCACCTTCACCAAACCCCTCTATGCTGTGTTAGGGGTGTGGCATTCAGATATATCATTATCTTGA